One Brevibacterium spongiae DNA segment encodes these proteins:
- the purM gene encoding phosphoribosylformylglycinamidine cyclo-ligase, whose protein sequence is MSSDANPQATAPKSTTYAAAGVDVEAGDRAVELMKAAVSATHNSHVVGGMGGFAGLFDVSVLKDFDRPLLASSTDGVGTKVAIAQALDKHDTIGYDLVGMVVDDIIVCGARPLFMTDYIACGKVVAERIADIVRGIADACASAGVALVGGETAEHPGLLGVDEYDVAGAATGVVEAADLLGPEKVRAGDVLIGLPASGIHSNGYSLVRHIIAEAGWGLDRHVEEFGRTLGEELLVPTHVYTGELAALFDALPGAVHSVSHVTGGGLSANVARVLPQGLVATMSRSSWEIPAVFSVLGDLGGVPQADRERTWNLGVGMVLVVDPSAVDGVLAASPGAWVLGEVAADDGALASDPYYVQGAKGVDGGAAILQ, encoded by the coding sequence TTGAGTTCCGACGCGAACCCGCAGGCCACCGCGCCGAAGTCCACCACCTATGCCGCAGCCGGCGTCGATGTCGAGGCCGGAGACCGCGCCGTCGAACTCATGAAGGCCGCAGTCTCGGCCACCCACAACTCTCATGTGGTGGGCGGAATGGGCGGATTCGCCGGACTCTTCGACGTATCCGTGCTCAAGGACTTCGACCGTCCGCTGCTGGCCTCGTCGACTGACGGAGTGGGCACGAAGGTCGCCATCGCCCAGGCTCTCGACAAGCATGACACCATCGGCTACGACCTCGTGGGCATGGTCGTCGACGACATCATCGTCTGCGGTGCCCGCCCGCTGTTCATGACCGACTACATCGCCTGCGGCAAGGTCGTGGCCGAACGCATCGCCGACATCGTGCGCGGCATCGCCGACGCCTGCGCCTCGGCCGGTGTGGCACTGGTCGGCGGGGAGACCGCCGAACATCCGGGTCTGCTCGGCGTCGACGAATACGATGTCGCCGGTGCCGCCACCGGCGTCGTCGAGGCCGCCGATCTGCTCGGACCTGAGAAGGTCCGTGCCGGAGACGTGCTCATCGGGCTGCCCGCATCGGGAATCCACTCCAACGGCTACTCGCTGGTGCGCCACATCATCGCCGAGGCGGGATGGGGCCTGGACCGGCACGTCGAGGAATTCGGACGCACCCTCGGTGAGGAGCTGCTTGTTCCCACGCATGTCTACACCGGTGAGCTCGCGGCCCTCTTCGACGCTCTGCCCGGAGCCGTGCACTCGGTCTCCCACGTCACCGGCGGCGGACTCTCAGCCAATGTCGCACGCGTGCTCCCGCAGGGACTGGTCGCGACGATGTCGCGTTCCTCGTGGGAGATCCCGGCAGTGTTCTCCGTGCTCGGAGACTTGGGCGGAGTGCCGCAGGCCGATCGGGAACGCACCTGGAACCTCGGCGTCGGCATGGTCCTCGTCGTCGACCCGTCCGCGGTCGACGGTGTGCTCGCTGCCAGCCCCGGCGCCTGGGTGCTCGGCGAGGTGGCTGCCGATGATGGTGCGCTGGCCTCCGACCCCTACTATGTGCAGGGCGCCAAGGGCGTCGACGGCGGCGCAGCGATCCTGCAGTAG
- a CDS encoding DUF3073 domain-containing protein codes for MGRGRAKAKQIKVARKLKYYSPDTDLNRLQQELGADSRKSGSSDPYDDEPDYSAYADKYNVDDDDEYEDD; via the coding sequence GTGGGTCGCGGCCGCGCAAAGGCAAAGCAGATCAAGGTAGCTCGGAAGCTGAAGTATTACAGCCCGGATACCGACCTTAATAGACTCCAGCAGGAGCTGGGCGCCGACTCGCGCAAGTCCGGTTCGTCTGATCCGTACGATGACGAGCCTGATTACTCGGCCTACGCCGACAAGTACAACGTCGACGATGATGACGAGTACGAGGACGACTGA
- the istA gene encoding IS21 family transposase, with amino-acid sequence MSRVEQFENIRRDHRDHEMSIRQLAQKYKVHRRTVRQALADAVPPRRKTPERVAPVLGEHVATVRAWLVADKEVPRKQRHTARRVWQRLVEEEGVEVAESSVRTLVAKLRRDIFDQSLEVKVPQTHAPAAEAEVDFGEFYALIGGVWLKLWMFILRLSHSGKAVHIAYANQAQESFLDGHVKAFDRLGGVPTGMIRYDNLTPAVVRVLLGREREENPRFVALRSHYGFDSFFCQPGIKGAHEKGGVEGEVGRFRRRHLVPVPEFASLAELNAFMVAADAGDDDRKITGRVETVGAAAARELPGLRGLPDEVFDAAQTLSCRVDARARVCVRQSYYSVPARLAGRRLQVRLGATTVTVIAESGVVAVHTRSLHKYTEDLVLDHYLEVLIRKPGAFAGATALAAARKSGMFTNAHQRFWDAARGQLGDTAGTRALIGVLLLHRSLPNGDIVTALTTATGLGCFDADVVAVEARRAGQAMTAPPAVVVPAHVGPVGERPVPGLGAYDELVSVVGA; translated from the coding sequence ATGTCGAGAGTGGAGCAATTCGAGAATATCCGACGAGACCACAGAGACCATGAGATGTCGATTCGACAGTTAGCCCAAAAGTACAAGGTCCACCGCAGGACGGTACGTCAGGCGTTGGCGGATGCGGTACCACCGCGGCGGAAGACTCCGGAGAGGGTAGCACCAGTCCTCGGTGAGCACGTTGCCACCGTCCGGGCTTGGTTAGTTGCTGACAAAGAGGTCCCTCGGAAGCAGCGTCATACCGCCCGGCGGGTCTGGCAGCGCCTCGTCGAGGAGGAAGGAGTCGAGGTTGCGGAGTCGAGTGTGCGAACCCTGGTCGCGAAGCTGCGCCGGGACATTTTCGATCAGTCGTTGGAGGTCAAGGTTCCTCAAACCCATGCCCCGGCGGCTGAAGCCGAGGTCGACTTCGGGGAGTTCTACGCCCTCATCGGTGGGGTGTGGTTGAAGCTGTGGATGTTCATTCTGCGCCTATCGCATTCGGGTAAAGCCGTGCACATTGCTTACGCCAACCAGGCTCAGGAGTCGTTTCTCGACGGTCATGTGAAGGCCTTCGACCGGCTCGGTGGAGTCCCGACGGGCATGATCCGGTATGACAACCTGACTCCGGCGGTGGTGCGGGTGCTGCTGGGTCGGGAACGGGAGGAGAATCCCCGGTTTGTCGCCCTGAGGTCGCATTACGGGTTCGATAGCTTCTTCTGCCAGCCCGGGATCAAGGGTGCTCATGAGAAGGGTGGCGTCGAGGGGGAGGTCGGTCGGTTCCGGCGCCGTCATCTGGTGCCGGTGCCCGAGTTCGCCTCCTTAGCCGAGCTCAACGCTTTCATGGTCGCTGCCGATGCTGGTGATGACGACCGAAAGATCACCGGCCGGGTCGAGACGGTCGGGGCCGCGGCGGCCCGGGAGCTGCCTGGCCTGCGGGGTTTGCCCGATGAGGTCTTCGATGCCGCGCAGACCCTGTCGTGTCGGGTCGATGCGAGAGCCAGAGTGTGCGTACGTCAGTCCTATTACTCGGTGCCGGCCCGGTTGGCTGGCAGACGCCTCCAGGTGCGTTTGGGGGCCACGACGGTGACCGTGATCGCTGAGTCGGGGGTGGTCGCTGTCCATACCCGGTCGCTGCATAAGTACACCGAAGATTTGGTCCTCGATCACTACCTGGAAGTCCTCATACGCAAGCCCGGAGCATTCGCCGGGGCCACCGCGCTGGCGGCTGCCCGGAAGTCCGGGATGTTCACGAACGCTCATCAACGGTTCTGGGATGCTGCGCGTGGGCAACTCGGCGACACGGCCGGGACCCGGGCGCTCATCGGTGTGCTGCTACTGCACCGCAGCCTGCCCAACGGTGACATTGTCACCGCATTGACAACCGCGACCGGGTTGGGATGCTTCGATGCTGATGTGGTCGCGGTCGAGGCCCGCCGGGCCGGTCAGGCGATGACTGCGCCACCGGCGGTGGTCGTCCCGGCCCACGTCGGACCAGTCGGGGAGAGGCCGGTGCCGGGCCTGGGCGCCTATGACGAACTGGTCTCGGTGGTGGGAGCATGA
- the istB gene encoding IS21-like element helper ATPase IstB, translated as MNAKTIPASTPAVTALGDQAAEAAIATACRTLFMPTIRDQASPMAEAAARERLSHKAYLAEVLAAECDDRDARRRIRRIKEAKFPRTKHLSDFDTAAIEDLPPARLATLATGAWIDAGEPLVLLGDSGTGKTHLLIGLGTAAAEQGRRVRYVTTAALVNELTEAADAKQLSRVVGRYARLDLLCLDELGYVSLDSRGAELLFQIITEREERASIATASNASFSEWGQTFTDPRLAAAVVDRLTFNAHIINTGTSSYRLRTTRARSEEATLQEGDQP; from the coding sequence ATGAACGCGAAAACCATCCCGGCATCGACGCCGGCAGTGACTGCTCTGGGTGATCAGGCGGCTGAGGCCGCGATCGCCACGGCTTGTCGGACCCTGTTCATGCCCACGATCCGTGACCAGGCCTCACCGATGGCCGAGGCAGCAGCCCGAGAACGGCTCTCGCACAAGGCCTACCTGGCTGAGGTGTTGGCCGCGGAGTGTGATGATCGTGATGCCCGCCGTCGGATCCGGCGGATCAAGGAAGCGAAGTTTCCTCGCACCAAGCACCTGTCCGACTTCGATACCGCCGCCATCGAGGATTTGCCGCCGGCCCGGTTGGCGACTCTGGCCACCGGAGCGTGGATCGATGCCGGTGAGCCGTTGGTGCTACTCGGTGATTCCGGGACAGGGAAGACGCATCTGCTGATCGGTCTGGGGACCGCCGCGGCCGAGCAGGGCCGCAGAGTCCGCTACGTCACGACGGCGGCCCTGGTCAACGAGCTCACCGAGGCCGCCGATGCCAAGCAGCTCTCCCGGGTAGTGGGCCGCTATGCTCGCCTGGACCTGCTGTGCCTGGATGAGTTGGGGTATGTCAGCCTCGATTCTCGTGGAGCTGAGTTACTCTTCCAGATCATCACCGAACGTGAGGAACGAGCCTCGATTGCGACAGCCTCGAACGCCTCGTTCAGCGAGTGGGGGCAGACATTCACCGACCCGCGGCTGGCCGCGGCCGTTGTCGATCGGTTGACGTTTAACGCCCACATCATCAACACCGGCACCAGCTCTTACCGGCTGCGCACCACCCGGGCCAGGAGCGAAGAGGCCACTTTGCAGGAAGGAGATCAACCATGA
- a CDS encoding helix-turn-helix domain-containing protein: MRKDCLITDEQARAAIDLFDKGHGYAATATKLDVHKPTLKLLHDRWLVRGTISVMEPHQPRRIPAETKIATAKRYLDGEHKVVLAQELGLASSRTVVDWAKKYRDKGEDAFVTPPPAKGKTARIRALDNGQDPDADPAPSKPDLMAKKTHVEDMSVSTPFGPTVML; the protein is encoded by the coding sequence ATGCGTAAGGACTGTCTGATCACAGACGAACAAGCCAGGGCCGCGATCGACCTCTTCGACAAAGGGCACGGCTATGCCGCGACAGCCACGAAGCTCGACGTGCATAAACCCACGCTCAAACTCCTCCACGACCGGTGGCTGGTGCGTGGAACAATATCGGTCATGGAACCGCACCAGCCCCGCCGCATACCGGCAGAGACGAAGATCGCGACTGCGAAACGGTACCTCGACGGCGAACACAAAGTCGTCCTGGCTCAAGAGCTCGGTTTGGCGTCCTCGCGTACCGTGGTTGATTGGGCGAAGAAATACCGGGACAAGGGCGAAGACGCGTTCGTGACACCGCCGCCGGCCAAAGGCAAGACAGCACGAATACGAGCCCTCGACAACGGTCAGGACCCCGATGCTGATCCGGCACCGTCGAAGCCAGACCTGATGGCGAAGAAGACGCATGTCGAGGACATGAGTGTGTCAACCCCATTTGGCCCCACTGTGATGCTTTGA
- a CDS encoding LysR family transcriptional regulator: MDPRHLELLRQLDERGSVTAVAEATFRTPSAVSQQLKAATREFGHTLVEPAGRGLRLTPAGRLLASGGRQVAAAIADVQADWEDYLGEDSGEVHIAGLPSALTYLIPSALTELRATSPAITVHTSDVDIAEHEFAGLLGDVDLVIAHSLISQRPVGTEGLTVDVLAREPIDVAVADDHRLAGRSEVSPDDLTDEQWIGVPRGYPFDTILTSIEHVTGHPLTVTQRIRDNRLIEALVAAGDHIALLPRFTTPRNAGLRLIPLAGISATRWVVAVRRSDATGRRAVTRVLEALRSAAARVSPGAGTPPSR; the protein is encoded by the coding sequence ATGGATCCCCGCCACCTCGAACTCCTGCGCCAACTCGACGAACGCGGCAGCGTCACCGCCGTCGCCGAGGCGACGTTCCGCACCCCGTCAGCGGTGTCCCAGCAACTCAAGGCCGCGACCAGGGAATTCGGACACACCCTCGTCGAACCGGCCGGGCGCGGACTGCGGCTGACGCCGGCAGGGCGGCTGCTCGCCTCCGGGGGTCGACAGGTGGCCGCAGCGATCGCCGACGTGCAGGCGGACTGGGAGGACTACCTCGGCGAGGATTCCGGCGAAGTGCACATTGCGGGCCTGCCCAGCGCGCTCACCTATCTCATTCCTTCGGCGCTGACGGAGCTGCGGGCAACCAGCCCGGCGATCACCGTCCACACCTCAGACGTCGATATCGCCGAGCACGAATTCGCGGGCCTCCTCGGCGATGTCGACCTCGTCATCGCGCACTCGCTCATCTCCCAGCGCCCCGTCGGCACCGAAGGACTCACCGTCGATGTCCTCGCCCGCGAACCCATCGACGTCGCGGTGGCCGATGACCACCGTCTGGCCGGGCGGTCGGAGGTGAGCCCCGACGACCTCACCGACGAGCAGTGGATCGGGGTGCCGCGAGGCTACCCGTTCGATACGATCCTCACCTCGATCGAGCATGTCACCGGACACCCCCTTACCGTGACTCAGCGCATCCGGGACAACCGGCTCATCGAAGCCCTTGTCGCCGCAGGAGACCACATTGCGCTGCTCCCCCGGTTCACGACGCCGCGGAATGCCGGTCTGCGGCTGATCCCTCTGGCCGGGATCTCGGCGACCCGCTGGGTCGTCGCGGTCAGGCGCTCGGACGCGACGGGACGCCGTGCGGTCACCCGTGTGCTCGAGGCGCTGCGAAGCGCCGCGGCACGAGTCTCTCCAGGGGCAGGAACGCCGCCCAGCAGATGA
- a CDS encoding EamA family transporter, producing the protein MSLKHCLLAASVAIMWGLNFLAIDLSLAQFPPFLLVALRFALLAIPALLFVPKPDVRARWIIGYGLGFGLLQFLFLYWAMAAGMPAGLASLVLQASGPFTVLLGMTFLREKVRGSQMAFLLLAMAGLAVVGWQRFDSHASFLPFLLTLAGAFGWAIGNICNRQAHTTEPVKLTMWMSVVSPVPMLILSLLVEGPQRVGASFVGLTTSTGLWAIAGLVYTVVIATILGSGIWSWLMSRNPAGVVAPFSMLVPVVGMSAAFIVLGERVSFGELCGAVLVIIGVLGAGVKAAKGARILAAEAVVPVNVEDEAPAPKNGTSADPLMRAGSSRRSPRSSMN; encoded by the coding sequence ATGTCGCTCAAGCACTGTCTTCTCGCCGCCTCGGTGGCGATCATGTGGGGACTGAATTTCCTCGCCATCGACCTCTCCCTGGCACAGTTCCCGCCGTTCCTCCTCGTCGCTCTGAGGTTCGCTCTGCTCGCGATCCCGGCGCTGCTCTTCGTGCCGAAACCCGATGTCAGGGCGCGGTGGATCATCGGCTACGGGCTCGGGTTCGGTCTGCTGCAGTTCCTCTTCCTCTACTGGGCGATGGCTGCCGGGATGCCCGCGGGCCTCGCCTCTCTCGTGCTCCAGGCGTCGGGTCCGTTCACGGTGCTGTTGGGGATGACATTCCTGCGTGAGAAGGTGCGAGGCTCCCAGATGGCCTTCCTCCTCCTCGCGATGGCCGGCCTCGCCGTCGTCGGCTGGCAGCGCTTCGACTCGCACGCGAGCTTCCTGCCCTTCCTCCTCACCCTGGCCGGTGCCTTCGGATGGGCGATCGGCAACATCTGCAACCGGCAGGCGCACACGACGGAGCCGGTCAAGCTGACGATGTGGATGTCCGTCGTCTCACCGGTGCCGATGCTCATCCTCTCCCTCCTCGTCGAAGGACCGCAGAGGGTCGGCGCATCGTTTGTCGGGCTGACCACCTCGACCGGGCTGTGGGCGATCGCGGGGCTGGTCTACACCGTGGTCATCGCGACGATCCTCGGCTCGGGAATCTGGTCGTGGCTGATGTCGCGCAACCCCGCCGGAGTCGTCGCACCGTTCTCCATGCTTGTGCCCGTCGTCGGCATGAGCGCGGCGTTCATCGTCCTCGGTGAGCGGGTCAGCTTCGGTGAGCTGTGCGGAGCCGTCCTCGTCATCATCGGGGTCCTCGGCGCGGGGGTGAAGGCCGCGAAGGGTGCCCGGATACTGGCCGCCGAGGCGGTTGTGCCGGTGAACGTCGAAGACGAGGCTCCTGCGCCGAAAAACGGGACGAGTGCCGATCCCCTCATGCGTGCGGGCAGTTCCCGGCGCTCACCCCGTTCTTCGATGAATTGA
- a CDS encoding DMT family transporter, whose product MTTADLRQPQKRPEAIAVVAVLGGALCLSISAILVKLAGVDAATTAVLRCAIAVIALVPLALVERRRHGGLSRTGIAWAIAAGIALGIDYIAWTAAIYLVGAGVSTVLVNVQVIVLPLLALIVDREPVSRRFLIALPLMLIGVGLVGGILSLAEVGEGAVLGTVLGLIAGTGYGVYMFLTRRGTRRKAEGTIQPLAWATASAAVSSAIIAQFTGGLHLGGISPRSWMLLIALALLGQVVAWLLINGASVRLAPTMTASLLLIQPVLALVLAALILGERLTLGQAIGAGLVVAAVAVANGVWRARSARRPGLRRPDSGPDSGPR is encoded by the coding sequence ATGACCACCGCCGACCTTCGCCAGCCGCAGAAGCGACCCGAGGCGATCGCCGTCGTGGCGGTCCTCGGCGGCGCGCTGTGCCTGTCGATCTCGGCCATCCTGGTCAAGCTCGCGGGTGTGGATGCGGCGACGACCGCAGTCCTGCGGTGTGCCATCGCGGTCATCGCACTCGTCCCCTTGGCGCTCGTCGAACGCCGACGCCATGGCGGGCTGTCGCGGACCGGAATCGCCTGGGCGATCGCTGCCGGAATCGCCCTGGGCATCGACTACATCGCTTGGACCGCCGCGATCTACCTCGTCGGTGCGGGTGTGTCGACCGTGCTCGTCAACGTTCAGGTCATCGTGCTCCCGCTCCTGGCCCTCATCGTCGACCGTGAGCCGGTGAGCCGCCGTTTCCTCATCGCCCTGCCGCTGATGCTCATCGGCGTCGGACTCGTGGGTGGAATCCTCTCCCTCGCCGAGGTGGGTGAGGGTGCCGTCCTCGGCACCGTCCTCGGTCTCATCGCCGGGACCGGATACGGCGTGTACATGTTCCTCACCCGCCGGGGGACGAGGCGCAAGGCCGAGGGCACGATTCAGCCGTTGGCCTGGGCGACCGCCTCGGCGGCGGTGTCATCGGCGATCATCGCGCAGTTCACCGGCGGCCTTCACCTCGGCGGAATCAGCCCGCGTTCGTGGATGCTGCTTATCGCCCTGGCGCTGTTGGGTCAGGTGGTGGCGTGGCTGCTCATCAACGGGGCGAGCGTGCGGCTGGCACCGACGATGACAGCGAGTCTGCTGCTCATCCAACCCGTGCTGGCGCTCGTGCTCGCTGCGCTGATCCTCGGTGAGAGGCTCACCCTCGGTCAGGCGATCGGGGCCGGGCTCGTCGTCGCGGCAGTAGCCGTGGCCAACGGTGTGTGGCGGGCGAGATCAGCTCGACGGCCGGGTCTCAGGAGGCCGGATTCGGGGCCAGACTCGGGGCCTCGGTGA
- a CDS encoding phytoene desaturase family protein, which translates to MSTGVDAVVVGSGPNGMAAAVTLARAGLSVQVFEAQPTIGGGARTLDLGLAAGITHDICSAVHPLAIASPFFVDFDLRARGMELTTPEISYAQPLDGKPAALAFHDLDETVDRLGEAGPEWRRFFAPLLDRVDDAIWLSLGDKRSVPETLRDVPGIANIVKFGLRLLGQASPAWNIPLSHESTQSLFTGVAAHAIGGLPAMGTAATATMLSTVAHAGGWPSPIGGSQAIIDHLVADLEAHGGTVTANARIDHVSDLPAARAYLLDTSALGAAQIFSGLLPAQVDKALRGFKQGNAAAKVDFVLNGPVPWSDPEVGRAGTIHVGGTRAQMAAAEAQVTNGRMPADPVCLVSDPTVFDPSREVNGLRPLWTYAHVPFDCPLDPTEYITRQIERFAPGFRDRIVAHNAIPASEMAGHNQNYIGGDIATGVVSFYRMMARPRLSWDNYSLGVPGAFLCSAATPPAPGVHGMNGWFAARRALKTRFGITEAPSLAPNPAS; encoded by the coding sequence ATGAGCACAGGTGTTGATGCAGTCGTCGTCGGATCCGGCCCGAACGGCATGGCCGCCGCTGTCACCCTGGCACGGGCAGGACTGTCCGTGCAGGTCTTCGAGGCCCAGCCGACGATCGGCGGCGGCGCCCGCACCCTCGACCTCGGACTGGCCGCGGGCATCACCCATGACATCTGCTCGGCCGTCCACCCGCTGGCCATCGCCAGTCCCTTCTTCGTCGACTTCGACCTGCGCGCCCGCGGGATGGAACTGACCACTCCCGAGATCTCCTACGCCCAGCCTCTCGACGGCAAGCCCGCCGCGCTGGCATTCCACGATCTCGACGAAACGGTCGACCGCCTCGGCGAGGCAGGGCCGGAATGGCGTCGTTTCTTCGCGCCTCTGCTCGACCGCGTCGATGATGCGATCTGGCTCTCCCTCGGTGACAAACGGTCCGTGCCCGAGACCCTGCGCGATGTTCCCGGCATCGCGAACATCGTGAAATTCGGGCTGCGACTGCTCGGCCAAGCCAGCCCCGCCTGGAACATTCCGCTGTCCCACGAATCGACGCAGTCCCTGTTCACCGGGGTCGCCGCCCACGCCATCGGCGGGCTGCCGGCCATGGGCACGGCGGCCACGGCCACGATGCTCTCCACCGTCGCCCACGCCGGCGGGTGGCCCTCCCCCATCGGCGGTTCGCAGGCGATCATCGACCACCTCGTCGCCGACCTCGAAGCCCACGGCGGAACCGTCACCGCGAACGCACGCATCGACCACGTCTCCGACCTGCCTGCGGCGCGCGCGTACCTGCTCGACACCTCGGCGCTGGGTGCCGCCCAGATCTTCTCCGGACTGCTGCCCGCACAGGTCGACAAGGCCCTGCGCGGTTTCAAACAGGGCAATGCGGCCGCGAAGGTCGACTTCGTCCTCAACGGACCGGTCCCCTGGTCCGATCCCGAAGTGGGCCGAGCAGGCACGATCCACGTCGGCGGAACACGGGCGCAGATGGCCGCCGCCGAGGCGCAGGTGACGAACGGACGGATGCCCGCCGATCCCGTGTGCCTCGTCTCCGACCCGACCGTCTTCGACCCGTCCCGCGAGGTGAACGGCCTGCGACCGCTGTGGACGTACGCCCATGTCCCCTTCGACTGCCCACTCGACCCGACCGAGTACATCACCCGGCAGATCGAGCGCTTCGCCCCCGGTTTCCGCGACCGCATCGTCGCCCACAATGCGATCCCCGCCTCGGAGATGGCCGGGCACAACCAGAACTACATCGGCGGGGACATCGCCACCGGCGTCGTGTCCTTCTATCGCATGATGGCCCGCCCTCGCCTGAGCTGGGACAACTACAGCCTCGGCGTCCCCGGTGCCTTCCTGTGCTCGGCCGCGACCCCGCCGGCGCCGGGCGTGCACGGGATGAACGGCTGGTTCGCCGCCCGCCGAGCACTGAAGACCCGGTTCGGCATCACCGAGGCCCCGAGTCTGGCCCCGAATCCGGCCTCCTGA
- a CDS encoding uridine kinase, which produces MKSARRAVLRRLLTAICEVRSGRRTLIAVDGLDGAGKTVLAEELVGLAADGLSARPVASVSIDGFHHPREVRYARGRGPESFFRDSYDYAAFERAVVSPFRRGASVTPAVWDVDADASIPPEALDLPEDCVLLIDGIFLHRPELRELWDASIWVEVPFEVSVPRGNQRFSHLTDSDPGCEANHRYVGGQRLYFAEAAPWEHATWVVDNENLDDPRLITTPIGNTHQLRRPLI; this is translated from the coding sequence ATGAAGAGTGCGCGTCGAGCGGTCCTTCGCCGCCTGCTCACGGCGATCTGCGAAGTGCGATCCGGTCGTCGCACCCTCATCGCCGTCGATGGTCTCGACGGTGCCGGCAAAACGGTCCTCGCCGAGGAGCTCGTGGGGTTGGCGGCAGATGGCTTGTCCGCTCGTCCGGTCGCCTCGGTGAGCATCGACGGCTTCCACCACCCTCGAGAGGTTCGCTACGCCCGAGGACGGGGGCCCGAGTCCTTCTTCCGCGACTCCTACGACTACGCAGCCTTCGAACGCGCGGTGGTCTCCCCGTTCCGGCGGGGAGCATCGGTCACCCCAGCGGTCTGGGACGTCGACGCGGACGCGTCGATTCCGCCGGAGGCGCTCGATCTGCCCGAGGACTGTGTCCTCCTCATCGACGGAATCTTCCTCCATCGTCCCGAACTGCGCGAGCTCTGGGATGCGAGCATCTGGGTCGAGGTTCCATTCGAAGTGTCCGTGCCTCGGGGAAACCAGCGCTTCTCCCACCTCACCGACTCAGACCCGGGATGCGAGGCCAACCACCGCTACGTCGGCGGACAGCGCCTCTACTTCGCCGAGGCTGCACCGTGGGAACACGCCACCTGGGTCGTCGACAACGAGAACCTCGATGACCCACGGCTGATCACAACGCCTATCGGGAACACTCACCAGCTGCGGCGGCCCCTGATCTGA
- a CDS encoding ATP-grasp domain-containing protein has protein sequence MSSHMLPVSDTPAVYIIHDNPEWIAPFTESLDHLGVPHIEWLLPETTIDLAAEPPQGVFWSRLSASAHTRTDPHVKEYGRAVLDWLAAAGRRVINGRGVYELEVSKVRQHRALSARGFDVPRTAAAFGSQALVETAQTFTPPFITKHNQGGKGLGVRRFDSHSELAEEAADFAPDGANAPIDGITLVQEYVLPAEPFITRAEFIGGRFHYAVRVDVSTGSFELCPADACAVPGTSEASVDPFTRREEITSETPLVGRLESLLSELGIHIAGIEFIETLDGRQVVYDINTNTNYNPSVENAERGSGRLAAADRIAEFLSSELAEAVPGLEAYAQSR, from the coding sequence ATGAGTTCTCACATGCTGCCAGTCAGCGACACTCCGGCGGTGTACATCATCCACGACAATCCCGAATGGATCGCTCCATTCACGGAATCGCTCGATCACCTGGGCGTTCCTCACATCGAATGGCTGCTGCCCGAGACCACGATCGATCTCGCTGCCGAACCTCCGCAGGGCGTGTTCTGGTCGCGGTTGTCGGCCTCGGCTCACACCCGCACCGATCCGCACGTCAAGGAGTACGGGCGCGCAGTTCTCGACTGGCTCGCCGCCGCCGGGCGCCGGGTCATCAACGGTCGCGGAGTCTACGAGCTCGAAGTGAGTAAGGTCCGTCAGCATCGCGCGCTGTCCGCCCGCGGCTTCGATGTGCCGCGCACTGCGGCCGCCTTCGGCTCGCAGGCGCTCGTTGAGACAGCGCAGACCTTCACTCCCCCGTTCATCACGAAGCACAATCAGGGAGGCAAGGGGCTCGGGGTCCGCCGCTTCGACTCCCATTCCGAGCTCGCCGAGGAGGCCGCTGATTTCGCGCCCGACGGCGCGAACGCCCCGATCGACGGCATCACGCTCGTCCAGGAATACGTGCTACCGGCCGAGCCGTTCATCACCCGCGCCGAGTTCATCGGCGGCCGCTTCCACTATGCGGTGCGCGTCGACGTCTCTACCGGGTCCTTCGAACTCTGTCCGGCCGACGCGTGCGCTGTTCCCGGCACATCGGAAGCATCGGTCGATCCGTTCACCCGCCGGGAGGAGATCACCTCTGAGACTCCTCTCGTCGGCAGGCTCGAGTCCCTGTTGAGCGAGCTGGGCATTCACATCGCCGGCATCGAATTCATCGAGACTCTCGATGGGCGTCAGGTCGTCTATGACATCAACACGAACACGAACTACAACCCGAGCGTCGAGAACGCCGAGCGCGGGTCAGGTCGACTCGCTGCCGCAGACCGAATTGCGGAGTTCCTCAGCAGCGAACTCGCCGAGGCGGTACCCGGCCTCGAGGCATACGCGCAGTCCCGCTGA